TTATGCGAATGCCCACTTAATTTAGTGCAGTACCACTGAACAATGCATGGAATGATGTAATGTTTGCGAGAAAATAGTTGAAGCAGTGCGTCTTCGGGTTATTGGCATTTACATTGGCTGTGCCCCAAACCACTTCTATACGATTGTGTGCGCACCGAGAAACTTTCTAtaatgaattcataccaactcgtccagttttctatacttttacacTTCCTTACCATCGCGCATATCTTTGAAAGGGCACGCGTGGCGAACTGTTCACCATTCTGAGAGTGATTCTGATCTATGTTGACTCATTGGATGGCGCAACtaagacaaggacagaagaagGAAGTTACAAGTGACTGGAATCGGTCACTTGCAACTTCCTGAAAACAAGGTCCCATTGCTATCATGTTACTTACCGATACTAAAGccccctcttttttttcgttttttactGGTTGTTAAGATGTGCGCCTGTGCTTTTGATTGTCTGCTGAACCTTTCAAATAACTAATCTGTGAGATAACTGGGAGTGTAACAGTATTTATGACATGTGTGCTTCTGAATAAATGTTTTCAAGCCAGCGCCTGTCACGTGCAAGTTCTTTCTTCTGTATCTTTTTTTGAATTATTCAGTGAGTCAACCTGCAGCTTTACCAACCCGCCCGACCTGCCGCTCTAGTAAGTGATTCTGATATTGCATATTTTAACCACGCTCTTTTCTGATACAAGGGCATAGGCAACGAACTCTAGTGCATCCCCCATAAACACAGAAAACAAGCGCAAGCGCCATCGCATCCCAAATACGCAGTGCACTGCACCGTGCTCACCTGCAGTGCTGTAAAGCACAGCAAATAATTCAACAACGATCCTGTTTACGTATGGAACATTGGTTCGTTAAGAATATTGCTTTGTTTGTTACTATGCTAATTATAGGCCACACAGACAGGCTAAAATGAGTGGTATCCAAACAGATACTCGGTGAAACAGTTGCGTCAGCAAGTTGTCGCCTTCATACCACCGAATAAATCGAGGCTACAACAGCACCCGCTGTTGTAGCCTCGATTGTTGTTGTTGAGGCTTTGAAGCTGTTGTTGAGCGATTGAAGTTGTTCAGGCTTACCGAGCGCTTTTCCACGCAGCATTACGTGAGCAGTGAGCTGAGCTGCACGTCTGAAAGGATAAGAATCTGCAAGCTGAAAGGAACACgcagaaacgaaagcagcggATGTGAGATCGCTATACGTGAATGTCAGCAACAGGCAATAAGAACTAGACAAACCAGCAGAGCTCACCCTTTGAATCAGCTGCTCGTTATGAAGCAGGTATCTGCAAAATGAGAACGATTCACGCGATAAGCAGGATAAGCGGGCCACGCTCGATCAGACTGAGCGCTCTGCAAACGAACCCGACAATTGGCAACGTGCTTTCTTACGATCGCCAACTGTTACAGTTAGCGACGCGCTACAATGCAAACGATCGCCAGCCTTACCGTAAGAGCAGGCGTAAAACCATTTCTGACGCGCGAGAGGGCAGATGAACCTTGTTGCACGACAAGAGTTTACGTCCGCTTTCTGCTAGCGATGCGCGCAGCCATCTTGCCAACGCTTTTAAACCCTTCTGTCGAGGTTAGAAAGAGTGCACACAGCGCCGACCACAAACGGCACAAACCCTCAAACCCGACACTCCCCACATTGCCGACAATCATCGCTTGTTTGCTGACGAGCTTAAACATTGGCGTAACGTAGTTCCCTTGAAATTATTAAAATCGTTAACTTCGCAGCCCCGGCAGTTTGAAGAGCAGTTCGTCAGCTGGCACGCTTCGTCTACCTTCGCAGCTATGTTCCATAAGAGTATGCCTTTAGTTTAGACAATCCGGTGAGTACATATCGCCGTTTCCTTGCTGAACTTTATCGGCGAGCTTGCACGGGCGGTTACGATTTCTTTTTGTCACCCGCTGCATGAGCGAAAAGAAACTGGACTGCCTCGTTGCAGTAACGAGATGCCTCAGCGCTACGCCCTTAACTGCGCGTGCTACGCGCTCGCCACGTTTGTCCATCAGCTGTGCGGTTCTGCATGCGTTGCCAAACGGATAGCAGCAAACAGCGTATATATCTATTGTTCTGCAGCTAAGATGTCCGAGGCCAGTGCCACGCTGATCGAAGGAATCGGCGACGAGGTGCTGGTGTTTGCATCCATCTCTTTCACCTTAGTCGCCGGTCTCCTCGTGGTCGTCTACGTCCAGTCGGTTTTTTCGACACGCAGTGGAGCACAGGATCAGGTGAGTCGTGGTGCTTCATATCGGCGCAAGTTTCATTACACTTAAGACATGTTTAGCGTACTCGCGAGGGCAAGTCCATGCTGATGTGTGTGGTGTTTTCAATGGTCCAGGTTGACGCGCACTGCATCGCATCGATGTTTCTCAGTTTTCTTATTTTAAAAAATAACACGCGCTGTTGTAGTGTTCGTACGGCCACGTTAGTTGAAATTGAATGAACGTTCGAGCCAACATAAAGCCGTAGCGTGCTCGTCGCACTGACGCTTGTTGTTCTGCCTCGCAGTCTACGCGGCAGGACGTAAGCTCTGCACAGAATGGCAGTGCCCGTGTTATGGCCTCTGCGCCATCCGGGGGGGACCGTGCGTCGCCCAGGCAGACTGAGCTCGCTCCTGGCGACAGTGAAGCGGCGACGAGCGATTCTTCAGCCAGTCGAGACCGCGGTGACGAGTCCCGGCCGCTGCAGCCGGAGTGCGAGGAACGCAGCGCCGAGGAAGAAGAGCTGAGCCCCGACGTCGTTCGTCAGAGGCGGCTGGATTTCATCGAGAGGAGCT
The sequence above is drawn from the Rhipicephalus sanguineus isolate Rsan-2018 unplaced genomic scaffold, BIME_Rsan_1.4 Seq7433, whole genome shotgun sequence genome and encodes:
- the LOC119378229 gene encoding transmembrane and ubiquitin-like domain-containing protein 1, encoding MSEASATLIEGIGDEVLVFASISFTLVAGLLVVVYVQSVFSTRSGAQDQSTRQDVSSAQNGSARVMASAPSGGDRASPRQTELAPGDSEAATSDSSASRDRGDESRPLQPECEERSAEEEELSPDVVRQRRLDFIERSSRVESISGVEPVEPDSGEDSAHSTEEAAREEEEEEGFAIRLKYLNDTERCVRGKPDETVGSFKR